Part of the Sphingorhabdus pulchriflava genome is shown below.
GACCAGACGGGAGTCCTGCATAAGACGGGTGCAATCTCCATGGCGCGCTGGGCCCCGGGGACCGCGAAGGGCGATTTTTCGATCCTGCTGTCGGATATGCCCAGCCTCGACGCCGATCCCAAATCCACCGATCCTGAGGCCCGCGCGGGCTATACGGCTTTCGGGCGCGTGACTGCGGGGATGGAGGTGGTGCGCCAGATTTTCGACGCGCCGATATCTACCACATTGGGCGAAGGTGCGATGAAGGGGCAGATGATTGCCAAACCGGTGAAGGTGCTGACAGCACGGCGGGTGGTCGCGCCTTAGGTTTTTACAGGCCCTTCCCTAACCCCGCCCGCAAGCTGCAGGGGGATTTGTGGTCTAATTCCTCGGAGGTTGGCGGCGATAAGACAGCGCCTCGGCGACATGGATGCGGCCCACGGTCTTGCATCCGGCCAGATCCGCTATCGTCCGCGCGATCCGCAATATCCGCGTATAGCCGCGTGCGGATAGGCGCATCGCTTCGCTGGCTTGGGCAAGCAAACGCTGGCCGGGTTCGTCGGGCGTGGCATGCGCCTCGAGCAATTCGCCCTCCAGATCGGCATTGGTGCGCTTTGCAGTCCCCACCAGCCTTTCTGTCTGCACCTGCCGTGCTGCAAAAACCCGCGCCGCGACCTGTTCGGAACCTTCGGTTGGGGGTGGCAACACCAGATCGGCGGCGCTGACTGCCTCCACTTCGACATGCAGGTCGATACGGTCGAGCAGCGGGCCTGACACCTTCGACTGATAATCCGCCGCGCAGCGTGGGGCGCGGCTACAGGCGAGCGCGGCATCGCCCAGATGCCCGCAGCGGCAGGGGTTCATCGCCGCGACCAATTGCACCCGCGCCGGAAAGGTCACATGGCTGTTGGCGCGGGCCACACTGACCTCGCCCGTTTCCAAGGGTTGACGTAAACTATCGAGCACAACCCTCTGGAATTCCGGTAATTCGTCGAGAAACAAAATGCCGAGATGGGCAAGGCTGACCTCCCCCGGTCGCACCCGCATTCCGCCGCCAACCAACGCAGGCATCGAGGCGCTGTGATGCGGTGCTCGAAAAGGCCGGTTGCGCGAAATCCGCCCGCCTTCGAGTGCGCCGGCCACCGAGGCGATCATCGACACTTCCAGCGCCTCGGCGGGAGTCAGCTCGGGCAATATCCCCGGCATGCAAGAGGCCAATAGTGATTTTCCCGCCCCCGGAGGTCCGACCATCAGCAAATTATGTCCGCCCGCCGCCGCAATCTCCAACGCACGCTTGGCGGTCTCCTGCCCCTTTACCTGTTTCAGGTCCGGCCCGCGCACCGGTGCCTCGGCAATACCGGGTTCGGGCGGGCGCAAGATCCCCTGCCCCTTCAGATGGTTGAGCAGCGACAGCAGGTCGGGCGCGGCAATGACCTCGACCTGCCCGGCCCATGCAGCCTCGGCGCCCTGCATCGCGGGGCAAATCAGCCCCATTTGTCGCCCCGAAGCGTGCAATGCGGCGAGCAAAACGCCGGGGGATGCCGCCACACGGCCATCGAGCCCCAATTCACCGACCACGACATATTGCGCCAGCGTCTCGGTATCGACGAGGCCCATGGCAGAGAGCAGCGCCAGCGCGATCGGCAGGTCGTAGTGCGACCCTTCCTTGGGCAGATCTGCGGGCGACAGGTTGATCGTGATCCGCTTGGGCGGCAGTGAAAGGCCCAAGGCCGCAATCGCGGCACGCACCCGTTCGCGGCTTTCGGCGACCGCCTTGTCGGGCAACCCGACGACGGCAAAGCCCACCATTCCGGGGGCGATCTGGCATTGCACCTCGACGGCGCGGGCCTCCAGCCCCAGATAGGCAACGGTAGAAACAATCGCGACCATGGCGCGGCAACTCCTTAGAAACAGGTCCAAAAGTTGCGCCATTTTGGCCACCGCGCGCCGCCAACGGTTAGCATGAAATCCGGCGAAGGCAAATCATGCCTAAATTCCTTTTAACCCTCGGCGCAGAGGAATTGGCAATGCGCGCGCGTGCAAAGGCGCAGCCATCATGGCAACACGTCCTCCCTTTCCCATCGGCATTGCAGGCCTGCTCGCGCTCATCCTGATCGCAGTGCCGAGCCACGCGGCACCGCTGGAAACGGCGAGCGAAGTCTATGAAATCGAGGAAGTCGTCGAGCTGGATGACGGTGGCACCACGGCCGAGCGTTTCGTTGCCCAGCCCTTTGGCGACATCGCTCCCAGCCGCACGCCGCTGGCGAGTTTCGGTCCATTCCATATGGTCGCGCCCGACCGAGCCGAACTGATCGGCAGCGTCGAAAGCGAAACGCCAGCGCAATTCGCCGCGTTGCTGCGCGCGTTCCCCACGCTCAAGCAAATCGACATGATCGATTGCCCCGGCACTGGCGACGATGAGGCCAATCTCGCGCTCGCCCGGATGGTGCGACGTCATGGCGTCATGACTTATGTACCGGATGGCGGGTCGGTCCGTTCAGGCGGCGTTGAGTTATTTCTAGCAGGTACCCAGCGTCGCGCGGCACCGACCGCTGAATTCGCAGTCCACAGCTGGCGCGACGAGGATGGCTTTGAAGCAGACGACTTCGCCGCCGACGATCCGGTGCATCAGGACTATATTGGATTCTATCGCGAAATGGGGTTGAGCGAGACCGAGGCCCGCCGTTTCTACGCGATGACCAACAGCGCCCCGCACGATGATGCGCTGTATCTCAACAGCCGAGATCTGGCGCGCTACGTCCGGCTCGATTGAGCTTCTGCCGCTTGATTAGCCGGAGATTTTCCTCTTAAGCCGCCTGGCATGGAGGCTGCGCCAATCACTTTCCGAAACGAACGGCGACCGGGCGATGATCAGCTGATCGTCGACCTGCATCGCCTTGGCTATGCCCCCGAAGGCGATCGGTTCGGCCCGCCATTCTGGGACTTTGTCGCCGAAACTGTTGCCGAGGCGCAGCTAGACCAACCTAGCCGCAGCCGCGTCTGGTTCGCCGAAATGGATGGCAAGGCTGTGGGCTGCTCGGCGCTGGTCGATCGCGGAGAGGTTGGCCAGTTGCGCTGGGTGGTGCTGCTTCCTGAAGCACGCGGGTCCGGTGCCGGACGCAAGCTGGTTGACCTCGCGCTCCATCATGCGCGTTCATGCGGTCACCGCGAAGTCTTTTTAGAGACTACCGATGGCCTCGCTTCATCGATGGCGATTTATGAGAAAGTCGGTTTCGAGACGACCGACGCCCATGTCGAGCGCCTGTGGCACGGCGATGGCGTGCACGTCACCATGACGCTTAAGCTCTAATCCATTCAAAAGCAGTCCTTTCACTGCACTGCCTCAGGGCGATTTGACGACATACCGACTAGTTGGTATGTTTTGCAGATGTCGAGTCGCAATGCCACGGCCCCGCGCCCTTCTGCCCGGTCGAAACTGATCGACGCGGCGCATATGCTGGTGCGCAAACAGGGTTATGCCGCAACTTCGGTGGACGAGATTTGCGCAGCGGCGGGCGTATCGAAAGGCGCGTTTTTCCACCATTTTGCGTCCAAAGAGGAACTGGGCGTGGCCGCCGCCGAGCAATGGACCGCGCGCGCCGATGAACTGATCTTCACCCTGCCCCCCTGGGTACGGATCGAAGACCCGCTCGAGCGCCTGCTTGCCCATATCGACTTCCGCATGTTCATGCTCGAAGGCCCGCCCGAAGGCTTCACCTGCTTTGTCGGCACGATGGTGCAAGAAAGCTTTGCCAGCAGCGACACCCTGCGCTGCGCCAGCGATGCGAGCATCAGCGCCTATTGCGAACGGCTGGCCGTGGATATCGAAGCGGCCATCGCACGCTACGGCATCCGCGACGGCATTTCGGCTATAAGCCTGTCCTATCATATCCAAGCGGTGCTGCAGGGCGCCTTCATCATCGCCAAGGCCAAGAACAGCCCCAAAGAAGCGCGCGACAGCGTGCTCCACCTCCAACGCTACATAAAAATGCTGTTCGAAAGAGGAGAAACCGGATGAGCAAGATGATTTTCGTCAACCTGCCGGTGGCAGACCTGCCCAAGGCGATGGCCTTTTACACTGCCCTCGGTTTCACCAACAACCCGCATTTCACCGACGAGACCGCCGCCTGCATGGTGTGGAGCGAGTCGATCATGGTGATGCTGCTGACCCACGCCAAATGGCAAAGTTTCACCGATCGCCCGATCCCGCCTTCGACATCTAGCGAAGTGATGATCGCGATCACGCTCGACAGCAGGGATGCGGTGAACGCTTTGGTGGATGCCGGTGCTGCCGCCGGTGGAACCGCAGACCTCAATCCGCCGCAGGACCATGGCTTCATGTATCAGCGCACGCTCGCCGACCCAGACGGCCATATCTGGGAACCCTTCTGGATGGACCCGACAGCGGTGCCGCCGAGCGAATAAGCACCCCGAAAAGGGGGCAGATGGAGGAGAGAAAAATGAGTTACATCGACGGTTTCGTGATCGCCTGCCCCAAGGCGAACAAGGAGAAGTTCATTGCGCACGCCAAATTGGGTGACAGCGTTTTCATGGATCTGGGCGCATTGCGCGTGGTCGAATGCTGGGGCGACGATGTTCAGAAAGGCCACACCACCGATTTCCGCATGGCCGTGAAGGCCGAGGCGGACGAGGAAGTGCTGTTCAGCTGGATCGAATGGCCCGACAAGGCAACCCGCGACGCCGCCTTCGCCAAGATGACCGAGTGGATGGAAGACCCATCCAAGGCCGATCCGCGCATGGACCCCGAAAAGAACCCGATGCCGTTCGACGGCAAGCGGATGATTTTCGGCGGCTTCGCGCCCGTTCTCGACCTCAAAGCCTGAAAGGATACGTCATGGCTAGATTGCACGGCAGCTGGATCTGGTACGAATTGATGACCACCGATTTCAGCGGATCGAAGGCCTTTTACGAAGCAGTCGTTCCGGGATGGACGATGAGCGCTGGCCCGCCAGAGGCCGACGGCTATGGATTCATCGCCAATGCCGATGGTGGCATGACCGGCGGCGTCCTGACATTATCACCCGAAATGGTTCAGCATGGCGCTCGCCCCAGTTGGCTGGGCTATATCGGCGTGGATGATACCGATGCCAGCGTCGCGGCAATCGAAGCGGCGGGCGGCAAATGCCTGATGCCTGCGCGCGATGTGCCAATGGCCGGGCGAATTGCCATGGTGGCGGACTGCTGCGGCAGCCCCTTTTATGTGATGACGCCTACTCCCCCACCCGGTGGCGGCGAGAGCACCGCCTTTTCGACCAACCTGCAAGGTCGTTGTTCGTGGAACGAGTTGTATGCTGGCAATCAGGCCCATGCGCTGGCCTTCTACACCAAGCTGTTCGGGTGGACGCTGCCCGAGCCGATGGACATGGGACCGATGGGGACATATCAGTTTATCGACCATGACGGCGGCGGTGTCGGCGCGATCATGCAGGCACCTGAGGGAACCCCCACCGGCTGGGCGCATTACTTCCGTGTTCCCTCGATTACCACCGCCCACGCTGCAATCACCGCCAGCGGCGGACAGGTTATCAACGGCCCGATGGAAGTTCCCGGCAATGACTGGATCGTGCAGGGCATCGACCCGCAGGGAGCGATGTTCGCGCTCGTAGGAGGAAAATGATGACCGCTAAAAACACCATTTGTCTCTGGTATGACAAGGATGCCGAAGAGGCCGCCAATTTCTATGCCGCGACTTTTCCGAACAGCAGGGTCAAAGCCGTCGACCGTGCGCCGAGCGATTTCCCCGGGGGTAAGGCGGGCGATGTATTGACCGTCCAGTTCACTGTCTGTGGCATCCCATGCATCGGCCTTAACGGCGGACCGATTTTCCCGCAGAGCGAAGCCTTCTCCTTCCAGATCGCCACCGACAGTCAGGAAGAAACAGACCGCTACTGGAACGCTATTGTCGGCAATGGCGGTCAGGAAAGCGCCTGCGGTTGGTGCAGGGACAAATGGCGCCTCAACTGGCAGATCACCCCGCGCGTGCTGACCGAGGCGATGGCAGCAGGTGGCGACGTGGCGAAATGCGCGTTTGAGGCGATGATGACGATGCACAAGATCGACCATGCGGCAATTGAAGCAGCGGTGCGCGGCGCATGATCCTCTACGGCCACCCCTTTTCCAGCTACACCTGGAAAGCGCTTATCCCGCTGTACGAAAAGGGACTAGATTTCGAGTTTCGGATCCTTGACGACGAGCATCCCGAACATTGGGATCAGTTGCGGTCGCACTGGGTGCGCGGGCAGATGCCGGTGCTCGTCGATCAGGGACAAGGTGTCTATGAAAGCTCAATCGTCATAGAACATCTCGATATCGCCTATCCCGATACGCCCCGTATGATCCCGGACGACCGCGCAGCGGCGCTGCGGGTGCGGCTGCTCGACCGCGTGTTCGACTGCCATCTGGAGGCCAGCTTTCAGGCGGCGGTTTCGGAATATATCCCATGGATCACTGAGACGCCTGACGTTGCGCGCGTAGAACGGGCGCGGGCAACGCTTTCCACCATCTATCCTTGGCTGGAAGCGCAAATTCCCGAGGATGGATGGGCTTGTGGAGACGAATTTTCGATGGCGGATTGCTCGGGTGCACCTGCCCTTTTCTATGCCGACTGGACGCAACCCATTCCTGACGAGTGCAGGAAGCTCAAAGCCTATCGCGCGCGATTGCTTGCCCGCCCATCGGTCGCACGCTGTGTAGAGGGCGCCCGCCCCTATCGCGGCTATTTCCCGCTCGGCGCGCCTGACAGAGATTGAAGGAAATGAACATGACCGCAAGCGCAGACAATGGCTGGGAACTCTCGATCACCCGCTTCATCGCCGCCCGGCCCGAAAAGGTTTGGGACATTATGACCAACCGCATCAATGATTGGTGGTGCCCCAAACCCTGGCGCGCGGAGTTTGACAAGCTCGAACGGCGAGCGGGTGGTGCGTCGATGTGCACAATGTATGGCCCCGATGGCGAAGTGCACCCGCATCCCGGCACTGTGCTGGCATGGGATGAAGGGCAGCGCTTTGCCTTTACCGACGCCATAATCGGCGATCTGATGCCCGCAGGCCCTTTCATGATTGGCATCTGGAGCATTGAACCCGAAGGCGATGGCACCCGCTACACCGCGCTGTGCCGACACTGGACCGAGGACGATTGCAAACGCCACGTCAAAATGGGCTTTGAAGAAGGCTGGGGTGCCTGCGCCGACCAACTCGTGGCGTTGTGTGAGGGATAACCGCTTTCGCCCACTGGCAGGCGGGAGGGGAACATTTACTTGCAGGCCGGAGAGCCAATACCCACATCGCCGCCATGCCAGCCGCCAAACGCCGCAACATTTCCAATAACCGGTCATTCCAATGGGTGATGATCGTGCTCGGCTGGTTCCTGATGATCCTCGCTCCTCTGATCGGTTGGCTACCTGGACCTGGCGGATTAATTCTTTTTCCAATTGGCCTAGCGCTTGTCCTCAAAAATTCGCGCTGGGCGAAAAAGCAATTTGCACATCAAGCCAAGCGGCACCCCGAATATGGCGAATGGGCCAATTGGGCGATGCGGCGCAAGCGGTTCAAGACGCGCCCGCCCTTCCCGCCCGTCAAGCGCGACTTGATGCAGCTGTTTCAACGCGACGACGTTGGGCAAAAACTGCCCTGAGTCATGTTGACTTTTGCCCGCCCAAACCATAAAGGCCCGCTCAACAAAGGCGGTCGCCGTAGAGATTCGGCGGCTGTTTTTATTCCAATTGCTGATTTTATTGAGGATTTGAGCCATGAAGCGCACCTTTCAACCGAGCAATCTTGTGCGCGCTCGCCGTCACGGTTTCCGTCTCCGCATGTCGACTGCTGCTGGTCGCGCGATTCTGAACGGCCGCCGCGCTCGCGGTCGCAAGAAGCTCTCGGCCTAAGCGCCGAAGCTTTCGGTAGCCGCTGCGTGCGCGGCTATGAAGTCATCAGAAAAAGGCCGGAGTTTCTGGCTGCCAACCGGGGGAAGCGCTATGCAACTCCCGGTTTCGTTTTGCTGGTGCACGATCGGCGTGACGACAACCCGGCGAAACGGCTGGGTATCACCATCACTAAAAAGGTCGGCAATGCGGTTGTGCGTAACCGCATGCGGCGCCGTTTCCGCGAACTGGCGGCTGAGCTGCTACCTGAATTGGGCAAGGCGGGTGCTGACCATATCCTCATCGGCCGCGACGGCGGAATCGAGCGCGATTTCGGAATGCTGCGTGAAGAAATGACCAAGGCGTTACGGAAGCTTTCTGCATGATCGCCAAGCTCTTCATCCTCATCGCCCGTGGCTGGCAATACGGCCCTTCGCGCATCCTGCCCCCGACCTGCCGCTATGCCCCAAGCTGTTCGTCCTATGCGATAGAAGCTTTGCAGAAATATGGCGCGATTAAGGGTGGCTGGCTGGCGCTGAAACGGCTATTGCGCTGCCATCCTTGGGGCGGGCACGGATATGATCCTGTGCCATGACAGATCCAGATATTGAATTAACAGGGAATATTTGAGTGGAAGACCGGCGTAATATCATTCTGGCTGTGCTGCTGACGGGCCTTATCCTTTTCGGTTGGCCCTATGTCGCGAACATGTTTTTCCCGACTCCGCCGCCTGCAGCTTCATCATCAGCGACCACGGCAAGCCCGGCGAAGCCGACAGGTGCCAGTTCAGATGGAGCCGATTTCACGACCGCCGCTGCCCCTGCCAAGCAGATCGCACTGCCCACAGCCCTTTCGGCCGCACCTCGCGTAGCCGTTGAAACGCCCAAGCTGAAGGGTTCGATCAATCTCGAAGGAGCGCGCATCGACGATCTCGTCCTGCTTGCCCATCGTGAAGAACTCTCCAAAAAGTCGCCGCCGGTTCGACTGTTTGCGCCCTCCGGTACATCCAACTCCTATTTCGCCCGCTTTGGTTGGACTGGCAATGGTGCAACTTTCCCGACTGACAAGACGCTTTGGACCGCTAGCGCAAACAAGCTGACGCCTTCGACGCCGGTCAGCCTGACCTGGACCAACCCCGAAGGCCAGAGTTTCGAAATCAAGCTGTCGATTGACGAACATTATATGCTGACCGCTGAACAACGGTTCAGCAACGCTGCCGGACTGCCGACCGCGAATGTCGCGCCCTTTGGCATCATCAGCCGCAAAGGCAAACCCAAAGACGCCACTAAGGGTGGATCGATTTTCACCCAGATTCACATCGGCCCTATAGGTGTCTTCGACGGCAAACCAAATTATGACTGGGGCTATGACCAGGTCGCCGAGGCGCCCGACGGCAAGGTGAGCTTTGCCACCACCGGCGGTTGGAACGGCATGACCGATAAATACTGGCTTGCGGCTTTGATCCCCGACCAGAAAATCCCGGTCAAGGCTGAATTCAAGTCGCAGGACGGCTATAATTGGGCGAATGTGCGCAATGCGCAGCTGACTGCGGTCGACGCAGGCAAGTCGGTTGCCCAAACTTCCCGCCTGTTTGCCGGTGCCAAGGAATTTGAGGAACTGCGCGCCTATACCGACAAGATTGGTATCCCCTATCTCGATTATTCGATCGATTGGGGCTGGTTCTGGTTCATCGCCATTCCGTTCCTGACCATTTTGCTCTGGCTATTCGACCTGTTCGGCAATTTCGGCGTCGCCATCATCGCGCTGACGATCATCGTTCGCTTGTTCATGTATCCCGTCGCACAAAAGCAGTTTGCTTCAATGGCAGGCATGCGTGCCGTGCAACCCAAGATGAAAGCGCTTCAGGAGCGTTACAAGGACGACAAGCCTAAGCTGCAGCAAGAGATGATGAAGCTGTACCAGGAAGAGAAAATCAACCCATTGGCGGGTTGCCTTCCCATCCTGCTGCAAATTCCTATCTTCTTCGCTTTGTACAAAATCCTGATGCTGACGGTCGAAATGCGGCACCAGCCTTTTGCGCTGTGGTTGAAGGACCTTTCGGCTCCCGATCCGCTTACTCCGATCAACCTGTTCGGCCTTCTGCCATTCACGCCCCCGGCATTTCTGGCCATTGGTATCCTGCCCATCCTGCTCGGCATCACAATGTGGCTGATGCAGCGGCTGAATCCGCAGCCAATGGACGAAGTGCAGAAGCAGGTCTTTGCGATCATGCCCTGGTTCCTGATGTTCATCATGGCACCGTTCGCGGCTGGCCTGCAGCTCTACTGGGTAGTGTCGAACCTGATTTCGATCGGTCAGCAGAAATGGCTCTATTCCAAGCATCCAATCCTGAAAGAGCAGATGGCGAAGGAAGAAGCCGAAAAGAAGAAGGCGAAGGCTTAATATACAACAACTCTCCCCTTCCGGGGGAGAGGATAGCAAGGCTTGCTGCTCCTGCAGCTAGCCGCACTTGGAGAGGGGGCCCTCACCGACTGCGACTAGGCCTTGCGATGCAAGGCCTAGTCTCGTTGCCTCTCCCCTGAAGAGGAGAGGATGAAAGAGGCAAAGTTTATGGACGCAAAAATTTTCTCAGGCCCGGTCAACTTTCTGAAGTCGGCCCCTGGTCTCGAATTCCTGCCCGATGCAGATGTTCCCGAAATCGCCTTTGCTGGCCGTTCGAACGTCGGCAAATCGAGCCTCATTAATGCACTGGTCAACCGGAATGGTTTGGCGCGCGCATCAAACACGCCGGGGCGCACGCAAGAGCTGAACTTCTTTGATGTCGGCGAACCGCCCATCTTCCGCATCTGCGACATGCCCGGCTATGGCTATGCCAAGGCTCCGCTGAAAACAGTGCAGAAATGGCGCTATCTGGTGAATGATTATCTGCGCGGGCGTCAGGTGCTGAAACGCGCCTTCCTCCTCATCGACAGCCGTCACGGGATCAAAGAAGTCGACCGCGAAATCATGAAGATGCTCGATGGTGCTGCCGTCAGCTATCGTATCGTGTTGACCAAGACGGACAAGATCAAGGCCAGCGAACTCGCAGCAGTTGAGGCCGCGACTCTGGACGAATTGCGCAAGCACAGCGCCGCCTTCCCGGTGATTTCGGCTACCTCTGCGGAAAAGAAGGGCGGGATTGATGCCCTGCGCGAGGCGGTGCTAGAAGCCATTGCGAGTTAGAAAACCGGAGCCCTGAGCTTGTCGAAGGGCGGCTTAAGGCCTAGAGACGTCCTTCGACAGGCTCAGGACTTACGGTGATATTTCAATGACCCTCAAACTCATCATCGGTAACAAAGCCTATTCGAGCTGGTCGCTGCGGGGCTGGTTGGCGTGCAAACAGTCCGGCTTGCATTTTGACGAGATGACCGTGCCCCTCTATGATGCGACATGGGACGAGCGGAAGCGTGAGGAAGACCTCGCCCCATCGTCTGGCAAGGTTCCGATATTGTGGGACGGCGATGCGGTCATCTGGGACAGCCTCGCTATCCTCGAATATCTCGCCGACAAGGTCGGGCGCGAGCGGTTCTGGCCCAAGGATGAGGTTGCGCGCGGCATGGCGCGGGCGATGGCCGCCGAGATGCACTCCGGCTTCCTGCCCTTGCGTCGCGAATGTCCGATGAACCTGCGCAAGACCTATGAAGGCATGACGATCAGCGAGGAAACGCGCAATGATGCGCTGCGTATCCTAGGCCTCTGGGCGGAAGCGCGCGCGCGTTTCGGCAAGGAAGGGCCATATTTGTTCGGCACCTACAGTGCCGCAGACATTATGTACGCGCCGATCGTTTCGCGCTTTGTGACCTATGGCTTCACTCTTCCAGGCTTTGCGCAAAGCTATATCGAAGCTGTACTTGCCCATCCATGGATGCAGGAGTGGTACCAGTCGGCCCAGAATGAAGAATGGGTGATCGAAAAGTTCGAGAACGAGCCGGGGAAGTGACCCGTCTCCCCGGCGTAGGCCGGGGCCGCAGGAAATTTCTACTGCGCTGCCTGCGAAAACCGACCGCAGCCCAGGCCTACGCCGGGGAGACGCGCTATTTCAGCCTCTTCGTCGGGTACAGCGTGCCATCCTTGTGGTAATAATGTTCCTCGCTGAACATCATGTCGATATCCGAATAGCCGCCACCAGTCGAGCGATCACCCACGCCGATTGCGATGAAACTGCAGTCTGCATCGCTTCGATTGATCATATGATGGCCATTGCGCACGCCCGCTGGCCAGGCTGCCACGTCGCCGGTACGCATGACAGTCTCCCCATCATCCTCGATCAGTAACGCCTCGCCCGAGAGCATGATGACCATCTCGTCCTCGCTTTCGTGCCAGTGGCGATGCGACGACCAGCCACCGGGTTTTAGGACTACATGGCTTGCGCCCATCAGCGTCAAGCCAGCGGCAGGCGCCAGCCTGCGCCACCAACGCCCCTCAACCTCCTTGTCGAATGGCTCCGGATAGCCGGTGGCATTCGATTTCGGGATGGCTTCAATGTCTAATTTGGGCATAATGTTCCCGTTCAGAATTTATGGACAAAACATAGCGCGATTGCCATGCGGTGCAAATGACAGACAGCCTTGCCCTGGACTATGCCCAACGCCTGATGGCCTGCGAAAGCATTTCGCCGGCACGCGGCAGCGTGTTCGATACGATGGAAGCGATGCTGGTGCCCTTGGGCTTTTCCGTGGAGCGCTTCATTGCCGGCGCGGATGATGCCGATCCGGCGCATGGCGGGCCCGTGGAAAACCTGTTCGCAATCCGTGGAAAAGGCAGACGCCATTTCGCCTTTGCCGGGCATTTGGACGTAGTCCCTCCTGGCGAAGGCTGGTCCAGCGGACCTTTTGAACCTGTCATCAAAGGCGATCTGCTTTACGGGCGCGGCGCGGTCGACATGAAGGGCAGCATCGCTGCGTTTGTAGCGGCCTTGCACGAAATTCCAGAAGAGGCCGGTACGATCAGTCTGATCATAACTGGCGACGAGGAAGGCCCTGCAATCCACGGCACCCGTGCGCTCATCGACCATATGCAGGCGCGCGGTACCGTGCCCGACCTGTGCCTTGTCGGCGAACCCACCAGCGTCGATCGACTGGGCGACATGATGAAGGTGGGGCGGCGTGGATCGGTGAACATGTGGATCACCGTTGAAGGCACACAGGGCCATGTCGCTTACCCGCATCTGGCCGATAATCCGATTCCGCGGCTGGTGGCGATCCTTGCGCAGATCAAGGCAGTGGCGCTCGATGAAGGCACCGAATTTTTCCAGCCGAGCAATATCGAGATTACCGAACTGCACACCGGCAATCCGGCTACCAATGTCATCCCCGCCAGGGCGCTGGCGCGGCTGTCGATCCGCTTCAACGATCTCCACAGCGGCGAAAGCCTGGTCGAATTGATCCGCGGAATTGTTGAGCCAGGCGGCGGTACGTTGAAAGCGATGATTTCGGGCGAGGCATTCCTGACGCCGCCGGGCGAACTGTCGGCAACGATGGCGGCCGAAGTAGAAGAAGTGACCGGAATTGTCCCAGAAGCCTCAACCACCGGCGGCACATCGGATGCCAGGTTCCTATCGAAACTTTGCCCAGTCGTCGAATTCGGCCTCTGTAATGCAACCATGCACAAGCTGGACGAGGCGGTCGCCATTGCCGATCTTGATGCGCTGACAGAGATTTATCGGCGGGTAACGCTGCGTTTGCTCAACGCCTAGCGTTTCAGCACAATATACAGGGCCCCATCTCCACCGTGGCGCGGGTGGGCCTGCCGGACAGCGGCTATGTGAGACG
Proteins encoded:
- the yidD gene encoding membrane protein insertion efficiency factor YidD; translation: MIAKLFILIARGWQYGPSRILPPTCRYAPSCSSYAIEALQKYGAIKGGWLALKRLLRCHPWGGHGYDPVP
- the yihA gene encoding ribosome biogenesis GTP-binding protein YihA/YsxC; translated protein: MDAKIFSGPVNFLKSAPGLEFLPDADVPEIAFAGRSNVGKSSLINALVNRNGLARASNTPGRTQELNFFDVGEPPIFRICDMPGYGYAKAPLKTVQKWRYLVNDYLRGRQVLKRAFLLIDSRHGIKEVDREIMKMLDGAAVSYRIVLTKTDKIKASELAAVEAATLDELRKHSAAFPVISATSAEKKGGIDALREAVLEAIAS
- a CDS encoding cupin domain-containing protein, encoding MPKLDIEAIPKSNATGYPEPFDKEVEGRWWRRLAPAAGLTLMGASHVVLKPGGWSSHRHWHESEDEMVIMLSGEALLIEDDGETVMRTGDVAAWPAGVRNGHHMINRSDADCSFIAIGVGDRSTGGGYSDIDMMFSEEHYYHKDGTLYPTKRLK
- the rnpA gene encoding ribonuclease P protein component yields the protein MRGYEVIRKRPEFLAANRGKRYATPGFVLLVHDRRDDNPAKRLGITITKKVGNAVVRNRMRRRFRELAAELLPELGKAGADHILIGRDGGIERDFGMLREEMTKALRKLSA
- the rpmH gene encoding 50S ribosomal protein L34 — its product is MKRTFQPSNLVRARRHGFRLRMSTAAGRAILNGRRARGRKKLSA
- a CDS encoding glutathione S-transferase family protein, whose product is MTLKLIIGNKAYSSWSLRGWLACKQSGLHFDEMTVPLYDATWDERKREEDLAPSSGKVPILWDGDAVIWDSLAILEYLADKVGRERFWPKDEVARGMARAMAAEMHSGFLPLRRECPMNLRKTYEGMTISEETRNDALRILGLWAEARARFGKEGPYLFGTYSAADIMYAPIVSRFVTYGFTLPGFAQSYIEAVLAHPWMQEWYQSAQNEEWVIEKFENEPGK
- the yidC gene encoding membrane protein insertase YidC, producing the protein MEDRRNIILAVLLTGLILFGWPYVANMFFPTPPPAASSSATTASPAKPTGASSDGADFTTAAAPAKQIALPTALSAAPRVAVETPKLKGSINLEGARIDDLVLLAHREELSKKSPPVRLFAPSGTSNSYFARFGWTGNGATFPTDKTLWTASANKLTPSTPVSLTWTNPEGQSFEIKLSIDEHYMLTAEQRFSNAAGLPTANVAPFGIISRKGKPKDATKGGSIFTQIHIGPIGVFDGKPNYDWGYDQVAEAPDGKVSFATTGGWNGMTDKYWLAALIPDQKIPVKAEFKSQDGYNWANVRNAQLTAVDAGKSVAQTSRLFAGAKEFEELRAYTDKIGIPYLDYSIDWGWFWFIAIPFLTILLWLFDLFGNFGVAIIALTIIVRLFMYPVAQKQFASMAGMRAVQPKMKALQERYKDDKPKLQQEMMKLYQEEKINPLAGCLPILLQIPIFFALYKILMLTVEMRHQPFALWLKDLSAPDPLTPINLFGLLPFTPPAFLAIGILPILLGITMWLMQRLNPQPMDEVQKQVFAIMPWFLMFIMAPFAAGLQLYWVVSNLISIGQQKWLYSKHPILKEQMAKEEAEKKKAKA
- the dapE gene encoding succinyl-diaminopimelate desuccinylase; the encoded protein is MTDSLALDYAQRLMACESISPARGSVFDTMEAMLVPLGFSVERFIAGADDADPAHGGPVENLFAIRGKGRRHFAFAGHLDVVPPGEGWSSGPFEPVIKGDLLYGRGAVDMKGSIAAFVAALHEIPEEAGTISLIITGDEEGPAIHGTRALIDHMQARGTVPDLCLVGEPTSVDRLGDMMKVGRRGSVNMWITVEGTQGHVAYPHLADNPIPRLVAILAQIKAVALDEGTEFFQPSNIEITELHTGNPATNVIPARALARLSIRFNDLHSGESLVELIRGIVEPGGGTLKAMISGEAFLTPPGELSATMAAEVEEVTGIVPEASTTGGTSDARFLSKLCPVVEFGLCNATMHKLDEAVAIADLDALTEIYRRVTLRLLNA